TTTACAGTTTCCAAAATAACCccctttgcaaaaaaaaaaggttccaAACTTACTTTGTTCTGAAATCTATAACAGTACAATCACTATGCACTATACCACATCGGCATACATTGACTTCACCGAGATCATCACAGATCTGTGCAGAATCCAAATAGAACAAATCTGCTTGGTGGTTCCAATTAACATTGGCAACCTGGTCTATCAAGTTGTCGTTGGGTTCCTTCTCTTTGTGTAGTACAAATGCTCTGAGTTACAGTAATGGAATTATGACGTAAAGAACATAAGAGGCATAGAGCGTGCAATACTTATGCCTCATTTGGTGAACTTAGGGTTAGGAGTTTTCAACAAAGTGAAAACATGAGTGTTTTTAGTCAAGGTTAAGTTAACCTGATCAAAGCCACCGGACCTAAAACAAATTGTGGTGACTTAGTCAATCTTCCGTTTCACGACTGTAGCCTTCAATTAGTAGTCCAATGTGTGTATGCATGTGTTTATACATATTAATTGTACTCGATGTTCTTTTTAAATTCTACAAAATACAGGGTGGAAAGCACGGATCAATTTGTAAGGTACTTTTCAAAGAGTTCCGCAAACAACTTCAAAATCAATTAATTGTCACAGATCAGTAGCAGTTCATTCGGTCCTTAATTAGTTTCGTGGCAATTGGGAATAGCAAGTTTTTAAGGCACCCACGGTTACTTATTTCGATACTACTATATCTTTTCATGTCAACAAATTTAGCTTGCGCTTTTGTTTGATCCTAAAAGATGGCAATGTCATGCGATTTCCAATCTCttgctcaaaacaaaaaaaacctcCAAAATGTTAGTATCATACCAAATCtaccaaaatgtttttttcAAGAGAAAGGGCCAAAATAGCAATTCATAACCAACTATAACTGCGaccagcattttttttttggaaggaaaCGCGACGGGCATTGACTTACACCAAATCGTTGCCTGGCTAAAGTGTGGATATGACAAAACCTttggcttttgcaacataaaTTTGGCAGCAAACTGTACAGGCCCCAGATTCGTGTGCGGCTCCTTACCTGGCAGCCGGAAAGGCATCTCTCGCCAATCGTTGGTGCGCGTTAatgcgcgcggcggccgggccgACGTTTCGATCAGCCGTCGCCAAAACCACTATATATATGAGTGGAAAAAGggagcggccggcgcctgcAGATATCGTGGAGCGgctttctccttcttcttcttccctgccTCCCTCTTCAGTTCCTCGTGTTGAGCAGTGACAGATAGAGAGAGCACGAAATAGATTGTGGAGAGTGCATGGGAGACGAagggatggcggcggctgtgGTTATCCGGGAGTACGACCCGGCGACGGACCGGGCCGGCACGGAGGCCGTGGATCGAGAGTGCGAGGtcgggccggccggcgggatGTCGCTCCACGCCGACCTGCTCGGCGACCCCCTCGCTCGCGTTCGACACTCGCCGGCTTACCTCATGCTGGTACGTACATATCTGCCCACGTCATGTTAGAAGTAGCGAACCATGCAACGTTTTGCGAGTGCAGTTCGATCTCATCGTTTGAGATTATTCCtttgctcgatcgatcgagctcgTCGTCTAATATTGTTGGATTGCGTTTGGTTAATTGGGACATGGAAGGTGGCTGAAGCAGCTGGTGGGCAGATCGTGGGCCTCATCCGCGGCACCGTGAAGTCGgtggccaccgccggcgcaACGACAAGCTCCCCCGCCTCGGCCAGCGTCGGCTACATCCTCGGCCTCCGCGTCTCGCCTTCCCACAGGTGCGTGTCAATTAATCGCTCGTCAATTTCGTACTGCTGGCATAGCAGTAAATTAATAACACACGGCTGGTGACATGCACTGTCGCCGGCCAGCATATCGATATCATTACGCAATCAATGAGCGcggcacgcacgcatgcataTTGCAGGCGGATGGGCGTCGCGCTGCGGCTGGTGCGGCGGCTGGAGCAGTGGTTCGAGCGGACTGGCGCCGCGTACGCGTATATGGCGACGGACAAGTCCAACGAGCCCTCGCTGCGGCTCTTCACGGGCCGCTGCGGCTACTCCAAGTTCCGCACGCCGTCGCTCCTCGTGCACCCCGTGCACGCCCACCGCCTCCGTGGCCCGCGCCGGGCAGCGGTCCACCGCCTCGCCCCGCGCGACGCCGAGCGCCTGTACCGCGCCCGGCTCGCGCGCGTCGAGTTCTTCCCCGCCGACATCGGCGCCGTCCTCGGCAACCCGCTCTCCCTCGGCACCTTCGTCTCGATCGTAGATGATTACGAGTGGCGCGGGGTCGAGGCGTTCctggcgtcgccgccggcgtcgtggGCCGTGGCGAGCCTGTGGGACTGCGGGGGCGCGTTCCGGCTCGAGGTGCGCGGGGCGTCGCGCGCCcggcgcgccgctgccgcggccaGCCGCGCCCTGGACGCGCGCGCCAAGTGGATGCGCGTGCCGTCCGTGCCCGACTTCTTCCGGCCGTTCGTGGCGTGGTTCGTCTACGGGCTcgggggaggcggcgacgacggcagcACGCGGGCTGCGGAGGCGCTGTTCGTGGCGTTCGTGAACATGGCGCGGGGGAGGGCcgcggccgtggccgtggaggTGGCCGCGTGCGACCCGCTCCGGCGGCGCATCCCGCACTGGCGCAGCCTCTCGTGCGAGGAAGACCTCTGGTGCATGAAGCGGctgggcagcggcggcgatgtGGAAGGCTGGGATTGGGCCAGATCAGCGCCTGGACAGTCCATCTTCGTGGACCCAAGAGAGGTTTAGGTTGACTCCGGAGCGACCGTTCAGGACTTTTGTTTGGTTCTGGCCTTTGTTAGCCTTTTccttcatgtatttttttttcagttttgttaGAACGTTTTTTTCCTAAAGATCCAACTTTAGAGATCTCCCAACTTTACTGATTAGTTAAACAATTAAATTAGATAAAGAAACTGAAAAAACAAGTACTGTACTAACTATTCTCGATAAAATTGAAAGTCGATGCTGAAAAAACGAAGAAGATGGAACATGCATCGCGAGCGGGAGTTGACCTCTGAGGTTTAGAATAGCCTGGGTCGTCCACCTTGACATGTGAAAACCTAAAATCATTTAAGGTATAATTGTGGCCCGTGCAAGATATAATGTTGATTTGTCGCCGTACAGCCATGAAAGAAATGGGAACGAAGGAACGAAAAACATAAACTTGCTTCGCCATCACGACCACCACCATCGAGTTATGTTGAAATTAATAAGAGTACCATAATACAATCGGCCTTTCAATTTGGGAGACCAAAAGTCTTGTTTTTGTAATTCTACTTTGGCGTCATAATCACCAAGTGTACACACAAGATTAACTAAAGTCGAAAGTTGAGCTTCACTCTGAATATTGATCCATGGAACATCGGAAGGCTATgtggtttcttctttcttgccTCCGCTCTCACCTATTTTGTTGAAACTAGCGGGGTGACCCGCGCAAATTGCGCGGCTAGATTTGTATAATGCTTTACGTTTTCGTTCTCTAAGAGATTCATTTTGCATTCAATTTAGACCTATTGTATTTGGAACTGttcattgaatttttttggaaaatttgcttatttcttttgttttaccTACCAAAATATATAGTTCTTTACTTGTTTTTGCTGATATATATGTTCGGATGATAAGACGAAGGTTACAAATGCGCATATGAGCTTAGATTCATAATACAATATATTGTACATTAGATACTCACTACATGTTTTACTGAGAGAGTTTTAGTTTATTAACGTCGTGTGCAATAAAAACGTGTTGAGCTTATATTGGAACATGTGTGCTTTTAGTTGTGTTACAATCTGCATGTCAAATTTTCATCTTAgatatttcaaaattttcattttAGACATATTGATTGACGTTTAGATTTTTTGTGGATATTGCAGTATGCACTGATTTTTATCTACCCAATTTCTATCTATTAGGACCATCATCCAGTGGCATTTATGACTTTTCCGATGGGTTTTCGTTTGACATGAAAATCCTCCTTATTTTGTCATATTGTCTCTcgtattaatttttttttgctttcgaCGGCCGATAGCGATAGATGTTCGACTTTAGTTGTCTGATATGCAATCATGGGTTTGGGTGCGCTTATGGTAAACTGCCTTCTAACTTGCGTTTTCGTTGCAAACGTGCTACCACCAGCTTGCAGATGTTGACACATGCATGGATTCGGCAACGGTGCATATGTTGATATATGGAAGCTAAATGTGTTGGCTAGTCATGTTTTTTCATCAGATACATATAACATTTACGCcatgttgtttcatttttaaaatttgtccCCATTCAATATCAAGTCATTTTACTAAACATTGCATATGACTATATGAGGTATGCTTGTCGCATGACAGACCGTCACCAACAGTTGGAGTAGTTGGTTCTAGCTTGTCTTTTTCACTCTAGTCTTAAGGTCTCAAACATATGATAAATTTGCATAAATTCCAActctcctcttttttttttcttcaacaTTGTTTAAATTGGTTCATAGATTTGA
This is a stretch of genomic DNA from Brachypodium distachyon strain Bd21 chromosome 1, Brachypodium_distachyon_v3.0, whole genome shotgun sequence. It encodes these proteins:
- the LOC100842388 gene encoding probable N-acetyltransferase HLS1-like; translated protein: MGDEGMAAAVVIREYDPATDRAGTEAVDRECEVGPAGGMSLHADLLGDPLARVRHSPAYLMLVAEAAGGQIVGLIRGTVKSVATAGATTSSPASASVGYILGLRVSPSHRRMGVALRLVRRLEQWFERTGAAYAYMATDKSNEPSLRLFTGRCGYSKFRTPSLLVHPVHAHRLRGPRRAAVHRLAPRDAERLYRARLARVEFFPADIGAVLGNPLSLGTFVSIVDDYEWRGVEAFLASPPASWAVASLWDCGGAFRLEVRGASRARRAAAAASRALDARAKWMRVPSVPDFFRPFVAWFVYGLGGGGDDGSTRAAEALFVAFVNMARGRAAAVAVEVAACDPLRRRIPHWRSLSCEEDLWCMKRLGSGGDVEGWDWARSAPGQSIFVDPREV